In Aliarcobacter faecis, a genomic segment contains:
- the dauA gene encoding C4-dicarboxylic acid transporter DauA has product MMKNNILSGLTVGIIALPLSMALAIATGVPPQLGLYTAIIAGIIAAIFGSSKVNISGPTAAFIVILIPIVQQFGITGLLLCGLMSGVILIIVGLLKLGNLIELVPYPVTVGFTSGIAVVIATFQIKDFFGLTIENFSGTYIDKIVLLFNSFNTFNLYEFLTASSTLLILILWKKTKSKIPSALVALGIITLFVAYFNYKFGLNISTINSTFTYDINGVSGNGIPPIPLQFSFPWEFLPSHEINIDLFLKLLPHSIAIAILGALESLLCAVISDAMTGNKTDPNKELIGQGITNMVVPFFGGIPATAAIARTVANINSGGTIKLSSIVHSLFILASILFIAPYISYLPMASLSALLIMVAWNMSEVKHFFNILKTAPKDDIYVLLTCFSLTVLIDMEVAVAVGIALASILFIKRTIDLYSIELVSSSEINYPDLPKEILIYSINGPMFFGAAQKALKTLLNVNDEKNIVILDMRNVSMMDMTAMVALKSIIDGFEVKNKKLIFSGLNNRVFKKIERAKIDYVTSFSSIEAAIDYAKHLKNVL; this is encoded by the coding sequence ATGATGAAAAATAATATTTTATCAGGTCTTACAGTTGGAATAATAGCTTTGCCTCTATCTATGGCACTTGCTATTGCAACAGGTGTTCCTCCTCAACTTGGTCTTTATACAGCTATTATTGCAGGAATAATAGCTGCTATTTTTGGAAGTAGTAAGGTAAATATTTCTGGACCAACCGCTGCTTTTATAGTAATTTTAATTCCAATAGTACAACAATTTGGAATTACTGGACTGCTTTTATGTGGACTTATGTCAGGAGTTATTTTAATAATTGTTGGGCTTTTAAAACTTGGAAATTTAATAGAACTTGTACCTTATCCCGTAACTGTTGGATTTACTTCAGGAATTGCAGTAGTAATTGCAACTTTTCAAATAAAAGATTTTTTTGGGCTTACAATAGAGAATTTTAGTGGAACTTATATTGACAAAATTGTTTTACTTTTTAACTCTTTTAATACTTTTAATCTTTATGAATTTTTAACTGCTAGTTCTACTCTTTTGATTTTAATTTTATGGAAAAAAACAAAAAGTAAGATTCCTTCAGCTTTAGTTGCTCTAGGTATTATAACGCTCTTTGTTGCCTATTTTAATTATAAATTTGGTTTAAATATATCAACAATAAATTCAACTTTTACTTATGATATAAATGGGGTAAGTGGAAATGGAATTCCTCCTATTCCTTTACAATTCTCTTTTCCTTGGGAATTTTTACCATCTCATGAGATAAATATTGACCTATTTTTAAAACTTCTACCACACTCTATAGCAATAGCAATTTTAGGAGCTTTAGAGTCACTTTTATGTGCTGTTATTAGTGATGCAATGACAGGAAATAAAACAGATCCAAATAAAGAGCTAATAGGTCAGGGTATTACAAATATGGTAGTTCCATTTTTTGGAGGAATTCCAGCAACTGCCGCAATTGCAAGAACAGTTGCAAATATAAACTCAGGAGGAACTATTAAACTCTCTTCTATAGTTCACTCTTTATTTATTTTAGCTTCAATTTTATTTATTGCTCCATATATATCTTATCTTCCAATGGCAAGTCTTTCAGCACTTTTAATAATGGTTGCTTGGAATATGAGTGAAGTTAAACACTTTTTTAATATTTTAAAAACAGCACCAAAAGATGATATTTATGTATTACTTACATGTTTTTCTTTGACAGTTTTAATAGATATGGAGGTTGCAGTTGCAGTTGGAATAGCTTTGGCATCTATTTTATTTATAAAAAGAACTATTGATTTATACTCTATTGAACTTGTAAGTAGTAGTGAAATTAATTATCCAGATTTACCAAAAGAGATTTTAATATATAGTATTAATGGTCCAATGTTTTTTGGAGCAGCTCAAAAGGCTTTAAAAACTCTATTAAATGTAAATGATGAAAAAAATATAGTAATTCTTGATATGAGAAATGTATCAATGATGGATATGACTGCTATGGTTGCTTTGAAATCTATTATTGATGGTTTTGAAGTAAAAAATAAGAAACTTATTTTTTCTGGTTTGAATAATAGAGTATTCAAAAAGATAGAGAGAGCAAAAATAGATTATGTTACAAGTTTCTCCTCAATAGAAGCTGCAATAGATTATGCAAAACATTTGAAAAATGTTTTGTGA
- a CDS encoding helix-turn-helix domain-containing protein — protein MSDVVVDLETYSEEILNIVSSNVKKYREKKGLTQLQLALEIGMSGSAYLGRAEIRKDNHRFNLVHLAKISKVLDVDIKKFFEK, from the coding sequence TTGAGTGATGTAGTTGTAGATTTAGAAACTTATAGTGAAGAGATATTAAATATTGTTTCATCTAATGTTAAAAAATATAGAGAAAAGAAAGGTTTAACACAATTACAATTGGCCCTTGAAATTGGTATGAGTGGAAGTGCTTATTTAGGTCGTGCTGAGATAAGAAAGGATAATCACCGCTTTAATTTAGTTCATCTAGCAAAAATATCAAAAGTTTTAGATGTAGATATTAAAAAGTTTTTTGAAAAATAG
- a CDS encoding Bcr/CflA family efflux MFS transporter, producing MKKRIINFKFIMAIALIEILCYMAVDMYLASMTDIAAYFGTSYSKVQLSLTFYLFAMGIGQLFFGPIIDYFGRKIPLLFGISLYALCSFAITTASNIELFLLYRIIQGLGVALIYVCLISMVRDVSKGKLAAKIFAILITIGAITPILAPAIGGYIDQVFGWKAVFYLLFTLAILIVILSFFILQETLKDEKKVIIDFKNIFVIYFNIIKNSNFLIPAIATCLMYMFVFGYIAGASFSYKEIFNLDSKTFGLVFGATGSALLFGALLSTKLLQILNMKQLSITGSAIIIFGSIISFISANIPMIGLDGIVIGFFISFFGLGLAEASLFSIAMSSQKTSLGATAALLGSLQLLLPATSTLIAGYLVEISIFYWLGFLFILTLLSFLFTYIVFTNKKNIST from the coding sequence ATGAAAAAAAGAATAATTAACTTTAAATTTATTATGGCTATTGCTCTAATTGAAATTCTCTGTTATATGGCTGTTGATATGTATTTAGCTTCTATGACAGATATTGCTGCATATTTTGGAACTTCTTATTCAAAAGTACAATTATCACTCACTTTTTATCTATTTGCAATGGGTATTGGACAGCTATTTTTTGGTCCAATTATTGACTATTTTGGAAGAAAAATACCTCTATTATTTGGAATTTCTTTATATGCTTTATGCTCTTTTGCTATTACAACTGCATCGAATATAGAGTTATTTTTATTATATAGAATTATCCAAGGTTTGGGAGTTGCTTTAATATATGTTTGTTTAATTAGTATGGTAAGAGATGTATCAAAAGGCAAATTAGCTGCAAAAATATTTGCTATTTTAATAACAATAGGAGCTATAACACCTATCTTAGCACCAGCAATAGGTGGTTATATAGACCAAGTTTTTGGTTGGAAAGCAGTATTTTATCTCTTATTTACTTTAGCTATTTTAATTGTAATTTTGTCTTTTTTTATACTTCAAGAGACATTAAAAGATGAAAAAAAGGTTATTATAGATTTTAAAAATATTTTTGTTATATATTTTAATATCATAAAAAATAGCAATTTTCTAATTCCTGCTATTGCAACTTGTTTGATGTATATGTTTGTATTTGGTTATATTGCAGGGGCTTCTTTCTCATATAAAGAGATTTTTAATCTTGATTCAAAAACATTTGGTTTAGTATTTGGAGCAACTGGAAGTGCACTTTTATTTGGAGCTTTGTTATCTACAAAATTGTTACAAATTTTAAATATGAAACAACTTTCAATAACTGGTTCAGCTATTATAATTTTTGGTTCAATAATAAGTTTTATAAGTGCAAATATACCTATGATTGGTTTAGATGGTATAGTAATTGGATTTTTTATCTCATTTTTTGGTTTAGGTTTAGCAGAAGCTAGTCTATTTTCAATAGCTATGTCTTCACAAAAAACTTCTTTAGGTGCAACTGCTGCCTTACTAGGCTCTTTACAACTTTTACTTCCAGCAACTTCAACTTTAATAGCAGGATATTTAGTAGAAATCTCTATTTTTTATTGGTTAGGATTCTTATTTATTTTAACTCTTTTATCATTCTTATTTACTTATATAGTTTTTACAAATAAAAAAAATATCTCAACTTAA
- a CDS encoding TetR/AcrR family transcriptional regulator: protein MSTKSKIDKNHLISIIEEIILEDGLSGLSIRKVASKANISIGGVQYIFGNKEEMIKAVLEKNEEDYTHQIKILSKDDTSKYSQLKAHIEYISNHNSTKEFDKISKIITILLQEKFVLESLQNWYKTSLESIDTNTEEGKKLRLAFLFSEAMFTLITLKYIDLSDKEQKDIFDDLKKFLL, encoded by the coding sequence TTGAGTACAAAAAGTAAGATAGATAAAAATCACTTAATAAGTATTATAGAAGAGATTATTTTAGAAGATGGTCTCTCAGGTTTAAGTATTAGAAAAGTTGCCTCAAAAGCAAATATTTCAATAGGTGGAGTTCAATATATCTTTGGAAATAAAGAAGAGATGATAAAAGCTGTTTTAGAAAAAAATGAAGAAGATTATACTCATCAAATAAAGATTTTATCAAAAGATGATACTTCTAAATACTCTCAATTAAAAGCACATATTGAATATATTTCAAATCATAATAGTACTAAAGAATTTGATAAAATATCTAAAATTATCACCATTCTTTTACAAGAAAAATTTGTTTTAGAAAGCTTACAAAATTGGTATAAAACATCTTTAGAATCTATTGATACAAATACAGAGGAAGGTAAAAAACTAAGATTGGCTTTTTTATTTTCTGAAGCAATGTTTACCCTAATAACTTTAAAATATATAGATTTATCTGATAAAGAGCAAAAAGATATCTTTGATGACTTAAAGAAATTTTTACTTTAA
- a CDS encoding efflux RND transporter periplasmic adaptor subunit, whose translation MYFYLKRIFLLLFIVLLIGCNSEKVSESSIETHEIEVGYIILNKQEVPLQQELSGRIKSIYKSEVRPQIDGIIKEQLFKEGSYVKKDDVLYIIDSDSYQAIYEETLANLKNSEANLIKLKLKNDRYEESVKFNVVSKQEADDAKAEYLQALALVEQNKALVKSAKINLDRTKIKAQISGFIGISNYTVGALVSQNQVNALTTIRDTSKVYVDLSQSNNQLFKLKKLNKDSLKQNNINVNIILPDDTIYKHTGKLKLQEISVDEDTGYVTLRAEFSNPDGELLDNMFVNTIIENGNFNAFLVPQQAVTLDAKSNYIVTVIQDDNSIKIKNITVERAIGNKWLVTDGILETDKIIIEGLSKISEKSIVIPKNVNSLYLNNSEEEIK comes from the coding sequence ATGTATTTTTACTTAAAAAGAATATTTTTATTATTATTTATTGTTTTATTGATTGGATGTAATAGTGAAAAAGTTAGTGAGTCTTCAATAGAAACACATGAGATTGAAGTTGGATATATAATACTAAATAAACAAGAAGTTCCATTACAACAAGAGTTATCAGGAAGAATAAAATCAATTTATAAATCAGAAGTTAGACCACAAATTGATGGAATTATAAAAGAACAACTTTTTAAAGAGGGGAGTTATGTAAAAAAAGATGATGTTTTATATATTATTGATTCAGATTCATATCAAGCTATTTATGAAGAGACTTTAGCAAATTTAAAAAATTCAGAAGCAAATTTAATAAAACTAAAATTAAAAAATGATAGATATGAAGAATCTGTAAAATTTAATGTAGTATCAAAACAAGAAGCAGATGATGCAAAAGCTGAATATTTACAAGCCTTAGCTTTAGTTGAGCAAAATAAAGCCTTAGTTAAAAGTGCTAAGATTAATTTGGATAGAACAAAAATAAAAGCACAAATTTCAGGGTTTATTGGAATATCTAACTATACTGTTGGAGCATTAGTTTCTCAAAATCAAGTAAATGCATTAACTACAATTAGAGATACAAGTAAAGTCTATGTAGATTTAAGTCAGTCTAATAATCAATTATTTAAATTAAAAAAATTAAATAAAGATAGTTTAAAACAGAATAATATAAATGTAAACATCATTTTACCAGATGATACAATATATAAACATACTGGAAAACTAAAACTTCAAGAAATATCAGTTGATGAAGATACAGGATATGTAACTTTAAGAGCAGAATTTTCAAATCCAGATGGTGAACTATTAGATAATATGTTTGTAAATACAATAATAGAAAATGGTAATTTTAATGCCTTTTTAGTTCCTCAACAAGCTGTTACTTTGGATGCAAAATCAAATTATATAGTTACTGTTATACAAGATGATAATAGTATTAAAATAAAAAATATAACCGTAGAAAGAGCAATAGGAAATAAATGGCTTGTAACAGATGGTATTTTGGAAACAGATAAAATTATAATTGAAGGTTTGAGTAAGATAAGTGAAAAAAGTATAGTTATTCCAAAAAATGTTAATAGTTTATATTTAAATAATTCAGAAGAAGAGATAAAATGA
- a CDS encoding efflux RND transporter permease subunit, translated as MIARFFIHHPIFAWVISLIIMLVGILSIKNLAVEQYPDIAPPTIEIRATYSGATAKTIENSITQIIEQELRGLDGLLYFSSTSGSSASTINVVFEKGIDPDIAQVQVNNKVQQILPRLPEDVRKEGVSVVKAQTDYLMILSIHDESGKSSENDISDYMISNIKDGLSRVDGVGGVELFGAEYAMRIWLDPKKLKSYNLMPSDINREIAIQNTQASGGSIGARPHLKDQELNADVVSRTKLENVREFEDIVVKSNINGANVLLSDVARVELGSQDYSFISKVNGYQASGIGIKLSSGANAIETAKKVKEYISSFENYLPSGYKISYPYDTTIFIEASIKEVVKTLFEAIFLVVIVMFVFLNSWRATIIPAIAVPVVILGTFAILNFLGFSINSLTMFAMVLSIGLLVDDAIVVVENVERNMREKKLPAKEATIIAMSEITSALIGVATVLSVVFLPMIFFSGSTGIIYKQFAVTIISSMVLSVIVAITLSPAICATFLKPHKEDKETGPIIWFNKKFDNLTRKYKMSIFNFLNKPIKWMVAYIVIIAVTILFFLKLPTGFVPSEDQGDLMLQFTLPVGASATRSENVEKIIRDYFLIEEKNSVNSIFTIVGFTFTGNGQNGGLGFIELKNWSKRESKDNYADAIAQRAMIAFSDSNSKYFIRDAEVYVMNPSSIPGLGNSDGFEFQLQAGANMTREELLKAKDSLLETVKSSEIIVGARVEGTEETPELKLNYDKKKIYSLGLSYEDIDNTLGAAWAGNYVNDFIDRSRVKRVYVQADAQFRAKPEDLYQWNIRNNENKMVSFEEFTNISWQPAEKSLTRYNGLASYLFQGQANYGVSSGIAMDEMERLAKANNPDTTFSWSGLSYQEKLSGGQAIYLYSLSLLVIFLCLAALYESWSIPISVLLAVPLGIIGAVVAVYFRELNNDVYFQVALLTTVGLVAKNSILIIEFVETAYKNGKPLIKSAIEGASLRFRPIIMTSLAFIAGVIPLAISSGAGANSRIAIGTGIIGGTLTATILAIFYVPLLFVLIKKIFTTQSEQAKLVRKKEQKGIKDA; from the coding sequence ATGATAGCTAGATTTTTTATTCATCATCCTATCTTTGCTTGGGTTATATCTTTAATTATAATGTTAGTAGGGATACTTTCTATAAAAAATCTAGCTGTAGAACAATACCCTGATATTGCCCCTCCAACTATCGAAATAAGAGCAACTTATTCAGGAGCAACAGCTAAAACTATTGAAAATAGTATTACTCAAATTATAGAGCAAGAGTTAAGAGGATTAGATGGATTATTATATTTTTCTTCTACAAGTGGTTCGAGTGCTTCAACAATAAATGTTGTTTTTGAAAAAGGAATAGATCCAGATATTGCACAAGTTCAAGTAAACAACAAAGTCCAACAAATTTTACCAAGACTTCCTGAAGATGTTAGAAAAGAAGGAGTTAGTGTTGTAAAAGCTCAAACTGATTATTTAATGATACTTTCTATTCATGATGAATCAGGAAAATCTAGCGAAAATGATATCTCTGATTATATGATTAGTAATATAAAAGATGGACTTTCAAGAGTAGATGGTGTTGGTGGAGTTGAACTTTTTGGTGCAGAATATGCAATGAGAATTTGGCTAGATCCTAAAAAATTAAAATCATATAACTTAATGCCATCGGATATAAATAGAGAAATTGCTATACAAAATACACAAGCATCAGGAGGAAGTATTGGTGCAAGACCACACTTAAAAGACCAAGAGTTAAATGCTGATGTTGTATCTAGAACAAAATTAGAAAATGTAAGAGAGTTTGAAGATATTGTAGTAAAAAGTAATATAAATGGAGCAAATGTACTTTTATCTGATGTTGCAAGAGTTGAATTAGGAAGTCAAGATTACTCATTTATATCAAAAGTAAATGGTTATCAAGCAAGTGGTATAGGTATAAAGTTATCCTCTGGTGCAAATGCTATAGAAACAGCAAAAAAAGTTAAAGAGTATATATCTTCATTTGAAAATTATTTACCAAGTGGTTACAAAATCTCATATCCTTATGATACAACTATTTTTATTGAAGCATCTATCAAAGAAGTTGTAAAAACACTTTTTGAAGCAATATTTTTAGTTGTTATTGTAATGTTTGTGTTTTTAAATAGTTGGAGAGCAACTATAATTCCTGCTATTGCTGTTCCTGTTGTAATTTTAGGAACATTTGCCATTTTAAATTTTTTAGGATTTTCTATAAACTCTTTGACAATGTTTGCTATGGTATTATCTATTGGATTACTGGTTGATGATGCTATTGTTGTTGTAGAAAATGTTGAAAGAAATATGAGAGAGAAAAAACTTCCAGCAAAAGAGGCAACTATTATTGCTATGAGTGAAATAACAAGTGCTTTAATTGGTGTTGCTACAGTTCTTTCAGTTGTATTTTTACCAATGATATTCTTTAGTGGTTCAACAGGAATTATATACAAACAGTTTGCAGTTACAATTATCTCTTCAATGGTTTTATCTGTTATTGTAGCAATCACTTTATCACCTGCAATTTGTGCAACATTTTTAAAACCTCATAAAGAGGATAAAGAAACTGGTCCAATAATCTGGTTTAATAAGAAATTTGATAATTTGACAAGAAAATATAAAATGAGCATTTTTAATTTTCTAAATAAACCTATAAAATGGATGGTTGCTTATATTGTAATAATTGCCGTAACAATTCTATTTTTCCTAAAATTACCAACAGGTTTTGTACCCTCTGAAGATCAAGGTGATTTGATGCTTCAATTTACTCTTCCAGTTGGAGCTAGTGCAACTCGTTCTGAAAATGTTGAAAAAATAATAAGAGACTATTTTTTAATAGAAGAGAAAAATAGTGTTAATTCTATTTTTACTATAGTTGGATTTACATTTACTGGAAATGGACAAAATGGTGGTTTAGGTTTTATTGAATTAAAAAATTGGAGTAAAAGAGAGAGTAAAGATAATTATGCAGATGCTATTGCCCAAAGAGCAATGATAGCTTTTTCTGATAGTAACTCAAAATATTTTATAAGAGATGCTGAAGTTTATGTAATGAATCCATCTTCTATTCCTGGGCTTGGAAATTCAGATGGGTTTGAGTTTCAACTACAAGCAGGTGCAAATATGACAAGAGAAGAGCTACTTAAAGCAAAAGATTCTTTATTAGAAACTGTAAAATCAAGTGAAATAATAGTTGGAGCAAGAGTTGAAGGTACAGAAGAGACACCAGAGCTAAAACTTAATTATGATAAAAAGAAGATATATTCATTAGGTTTATCTTATGAAGATATTGATAATACTTTAGGTGCTGCTTGGGCTGGAAATTATGTAAATGATTTTATTGATAGGTCAAGAGTAAAAAGAGTTTATGTTCAAGCAGATGCACAATTTAGAGCAAAACCAGAAGATTTATATCAATGGAATATTAGAAATAATGAAAATAAAATGGTATCTTTTGAAGAGTTTACTAATATCTCTTGGCAACCAGCTGAAAAATCATTAACAAGATACAATGGTTTAGCCTCTTATTTATTTCAAGGACAAGCAAATTATGGAGTAAGCTCTGGAATTGCAATGGATGAGATGGAAAGACTAGCTAAAGCTAATAATCCAGATACTACTTTTTCTTGGAGTGGATTATCTTATCAAGAAAAATTATCAGGTGGACAAGCAATATATTTGTATAGTTTATCTTTGTTAGTTATCTTTTTATGTTTAGCTGCTTTATATGAAAGTTGGAGTATCCCTATATCTGTATTGTTAGCTGTTCCCCTAGGAATTATTGGTGCTGTTGTAGCAGTCTATTTTAGAGAATTAAATAATGATGTATATTTTCAAGTTGCACTTTTAACTACAGTTGGTCTTGTTGCAAAAAATTCTATTTTAATTATAGAGTTTGTTGAAACTGCCTATAAAAATGGAAAACCTCTAATTAAATCTGCAATTGAGGGAGCAAGTTTAAGATTTAGACCAATAATTATGACTTCATTAGCTTTTATTGCTGGAGTTATACCTTTAGCAATTTCAAGTGGAGCAGGAGCAAATAGTAGAATTGCAATAGGTACTGGAATTATAGGAGGAACTTTAACAGCTACTATTTTAGCAATATTCTATGTTCCACTTCTATTTGTTTTAATTAAAAAAATATTTACAACACAAAGCGAACAAGCGAAGCTTGTAAGAAAAAAAGAGCAAAAAGGTATAAAAGATGCTTAA